The Clostridium sp. AWRP genome has a window encoding:
- a CDS encoding uroporphyrinogen decarboxylase family protein, giving the protein MKSNKELYNEHLERIKKNIAMQKTDRTPIMLHAGAFLLRYSGGKLCEFVTDNEAAEDKVVNSLKSIGDIDCVITPVRLPTTSGLAYLSASRVPGRELKDDAQWQIDEIGKMTEEDYDIIIDKGWNYFFKDFCEKNLKSSCDDMKYYGTIADKIAKKYTDAGCVILTTAVAGGPFTVFSGARTIPKLMRDMHRMPEKVEAAFDAFMVDKLNDLRKQIREKKPLAVFVGGGRGAGDFLSMRDFDRYMWKYMKQNIDVILEEGSNIYFHLDLDWSRFLDYFLDVPKGRAIFHPDSSTDIFKAKELLGGRMAFMGDVAPSLLSLGTPDEVYDYSKKLVDEFSPQGFFMAAGCCVPPNSKPENVKAMIAAAMGK; this is encoded by the coding sequence ATGAAAAGTAATAAGGAATTGTATAATGAACATTTGGAAAGGATCAAGAAGAACATTGCAATGCAAAAAACGGATAGAACACCTATTATGCTTCACGCAGGAGCATTTTTACTAAGATATTCAGGTGGAAAGCTGTGCGAATTTGTAACAGACAATGAGGCAGCAGAAGACAAAGTAGTGAATTCATTGAAATCCATAGGGGATATAGATTGTGTCATTACTCCAGTTCGTTTGCCCACAACAAGTGGACTAGCTTACCTCTCAGCTTCAAGGGTACCTGGGCGTGAGCTTAAAGATGATGCACAGTGGCAGATAGATGAAATTGGTAAAATGACTGAAGAAGATTATGACATCATCATTGATAAAGGTTGGAATTACTTTTTTAAAGACTTCTGCGAAAAAAACCTGAAAAGTTCATGTGATGATATGAAATATTACGGTACTATTGCCGATAAAATTGCAAAAAAATATACAGATGCAGGTTGTGTCATACTAACAACTGCAGTAGCAGGAGGGCCGTTTACTGTTTTTAGTGGAGCACGTACCATACCTAAATTGATGAGGGATATGCATAGGATGCCTGAGAAAGTTGAAGCGGCATTCGATGCGTTTATGGTGGATAAGTTAAATGATTTAAGAAAACAAATACGTGAGAAAAAACCACTTGCTGTATTTGTAGGCGGAGGTCGTGGAGCAGGAGACTTCTTATCTATGAGAGATTTTGACCGCTATATGTGGAAATACATGAAGCAGAATATAGACGTAATTCTTGAGGAAGGATCCAATATTTATTTTCATTTAGATCTGGATTGGAGCCGCTTTCTAGACTATTTTCTTGATGTCCCTAAGGGCAGGGCAATTTTTCATCCTGACAGTTCAACTGATATATTTAAGGCTAAAGAACTTCTTGGCGGACGTATGGCTTTTATGGGAGATGTTGCACCATCACTCCTATCACTAGGAACACCGGATGAAGTATACGATTATAGCAAAAAACTTGTAGATGAATTTTCACCACAGGGATTCTTTATGGCTGCAGGCTGCTGTGTACCTCCTAATTCAAAACCTGAAAACGTTAAAGCAATGATTGCAGCTGCAATGGGCAAGTAA
- a CDS encoding FAD-binding protein — protein MQIDKIIDTDILVVGGSGAGSMAAVTAARKGAKVLLAVKGKLGKSGNAIMAGAGFSMDGETAYYKYGLKEADPKNTKEKLFEQIVKQSFYLSDQNMVEQFVSDCDGCCFELKQWIEKAGHKVAFFGEEGYITSGKAVGDGCRFGVNKESGIDVIEDFIAVDILMEDKKAVGAVGIEVYTGEIIEIRSKSVILATGGYQPYSFKCTVSDMTGDGMAMAYRAGAKLADMEFLLYIPAVALSPSVYKGSIYPFLHSSMSMPIVKNGKGESILDNIPETLLKMAKESEMGKLIFTYYYGDQIARGKGTPNGGVYFDYSNVPFDIYEKALKKSEPLMNMWYRKGFYQGNNLNTFVENIRKGIPWEVGIGSEYSMGGIEVDENMYTGVPGLYAAGETTSGVFGAMRVADGLIEMLVQGYRAALSACKYIQNVNEPSMKNTNIDSIIKDIFSPLERKEGVSPIKIHRNIEKTADTGFNFRRNEEGLTKTLDEILKIYKYDISEMSTKSKNIVYNYEWIESIQVRNLLTCTEAGVRAALMRKESRGTHIRDDYEFVDNDNWLLRIMSSKGEDETMKLSTRKPKVTTMELPGGKNKNIPDYMLSMLK, from the coding sequence ATGCAAATAGATAAGATAATTGATACTGACATATTAGTTGTTGGAGGATCTGGAGCAGGATCAATGGCAGCTGTGACAGCTGCAAGAAAAGGAGCAAAAGTACTACTTGCAGTAAAAGGAAAACTTGGGAAAAGCGGAAATGCCATTATGGCAGGGGCAGGATTTTCTATGGATGGAGAAACTGCATATTATAAATATGGACTTAAGGAAGCAGATCCTAAAAATACGAAGGAAAAATTATTTGAACAAATTGTAAAGCAATCTTTTTATCTAAGTGATCAAAATATGGTTGAGCAGTTTGTAAGTGATTGTGATGGGTGCTGCTTTGAACTTAAACAGTGGATTGAAAAAGCAGGACACAAGGTTGCATTTTTTGGAGAAGAAGGATATATAACCTCAGGTAAAGCTGTAGGAGATGGATGCCGATTCGGAGTTAATAAAGAGAGCGGTATTGATGTTATAGAAGATTTTATAGCAGTGGATATTTTAATGGAAGATAAAAAAGCTGTAGGTGCAGTGGGCATAGAAGTATATACAGGAGAAATTATTGAAATCAGATCAAAGTCAGTTATTTTAGCTACTGGCGGATATCAGCCTTATTCCTTTAAATGCACTGTTTCTGATATGACTGGCGATGGAATGGCTATGGCATATCGTGCAGGAGCAAAGCTTGCGGATATGGAATTTTTATTATATATACCAGCAGTTGCCCTTTCACCATCAGTATATAAAGGTTCAATTTATCCTTTCTTACATTCCAGTATGTCAATGCCTATTGTTAAAAATGGTAAGGGAGAATCAATTTTAGATAATATACCTGAAACTTTACTTAAAATGGCTAAGGAAAGTGAAATGGGAAAGCTTATATTTACGTATTATTATGGAGATCAAATTGCAAGAGGAAAAGGAACTCCAAATGGAGGTGTATATTTTGATTATTCAAATGTGCCTTTTGATATTTATGAAAAAGCTTTAAAAAAATCTGAGCCATTAATGAACATGTGGTATAGAAAGGGATTCTATCAAGGAAACAACTTGAATACTTTTGTTGAAAATATTAGAAAGGGAATTCCATGGGAAGTAGGTATTGGCTCAGAATACAGCATGGGCGGCATTGAAGTAGACGAAAATATGTACACTGGAGTACCAGGACTTTATGCAGCTGGTGAGACTACAAGTGGTGTATTTGGAGCTATGAGGGTTGCAGACGGACTTATTGAAATGCTTGTACAGGGTTATAGAGCAGCATTGTCCGCTTGCAAATATATACAAAATGTAAATGAACCAAGCATGAAAAATACCAATATTGATAGTATAATTAAAGATATTTTTTCACCTCTTGAAAGAAAAGAAGGAGTTAGCCCTATAAAAATACACAGAAATATAGAAAAGACAGCTGATACCGGCTTTAACTTTAGAAGAAATGAGGAGGGACTTACAAAAACTTTAGATGAAATTTTAAAAATATATAAATATGACATAAGCGAAATGAGTACTAAAAGTAAAAATATAGTTTATAACTATGAATGGATAGAATCGATACAGGTTCGAAATCTTTTAACTTGCACAGAAGCAGGGGTAAGAGCTGCCCTTATGAGAAAAGAGAGTAGGGGTACACACATACGTGATGATTATGAATTTGTAGATAATGATAACTGGCTTTTAAGGATTATGAGTTCAAAAGGTGAAGACGAAACTATGAAATTATCAACCAGAAAGCCTAAAGTAACAACAATGGAACTTCCAGGTGGTAAAAATAAGAATATTCCTGATTATATGCTTTCAATGTTAAAGTAA
- a CDS encoding helix-turn-helix domain-containing protein, with the protein MSVLMSEIVNNLMKYNPAFRVKHNSHVRCCKFLNNNDLPLDSKDIYLASISNLLPNISSNKIVNLLLLTNRDVPNYLKDNPMVNYIAINQDISKTKIFNELQDLFFHNEYKTNCAEKLFDALNKEKDVQQILNICAEILGNPVLLADSFLYLINYSGFDDSIDEPVWKNYITTGHIPLEYINQQNLNLTVQNSIAPDIMWNTSTLKHKQIIGRIRLNNTLIAYLKILEYNKEITKSDIMIIPIICNTLALAVEKSKYSFFIPESPIETLMIHLLKGDMISEISIEEIQNQFIANQYTTFYILSFYVKNDIFDLTVKLCHVKGLINSIFHHYHTVIYNDHIVTLVTKKSPKEPIIDSYLHNAFIKLLSDNQVVAGVSRCFHNIMEIFKFHVQSIKAAKLGYKLNKKDNLYLYNDYAVYHLFEACSFKEKLEEFCDPSILKLINDDKENGTSYALSLYTYIQNNFDIQKTSYFMNVHYNTIKYRLQKIEDVLEIDLRDSNVVFHISLSFRILGFLGYFKL; encoded by the coding sequence ATGTCAGTTCTGATGAGTGAAATTGTTAATAACTTAATGAAATACAACCCTGCTTTTAGAGTTAAACACAACTCCCATGTGAGATGCTGTAAGTTTCTTAATAACAATGATTTACCATTAGACTCAAAAGATATATATTTAGCAAGTATCTCTAATCTGCTTCCAAACATTTCTTCTAACAAAATTGTTAATTTACTACTTCTTACCAATAGAGATGTACCTAACTATTTGAAGGATAATCCTATGGTAAATTACATTGCAATTAATCAAGATATAAGCAAAACAAAAATCTTTAACGAACTCCAGGACTTATTTTTCCACAATGAATATAAAACAAATTGTGCTGAAAAACTATTTGATGCTTTAAACAAGGAAAAAGATGTCCAACAAATTTTAAATATTTGTGCAGAAATTCTTGGAAATCCAGTGCTTTTAGCAGATTCATTCTTATATTTAATTAATTATTCAGGTTTTGATGATAGTATAGATGAGCCCGTATGGAAGAATTATATTACGACTGGACATATACCATTAGAATACATAAATCAGCAAAATTTAAACTTGACAGTACAGAACAGCATAGCTCCAGACATTATGTGGAATACTAGTACTTTAAAACACAAACAAATTATTGGAAGAATACGTTTAAATAACACTTTAATTGCTTATCTGAAAATATTGGAATATAACAAAGAAATCACGAAAAGTGATATAATGATTATCCCTATAATTTGTAATACTCTAGCACTAGCAGTAGAAAAAAGCAAATACAGTTTTTTTATACCTGAATCTCCTATTGAAACATTAATGATACATTTGTTAAAAGGAGATATGATTTCAGAGATTTCCATTGAAGAAATACAAAATCAATTCATCGCTAATCAGTATACTACTTTCTACATTTTAAGTTTTTATGTAAAAAATGATATTTTTGATTTAACCGTAAAATTATGCCATGTAAAAGGATTAATCAACAGTATTTTTCACCACTACCATACAGTTATATATAATGATCATATAGTTACACTAGTTACTAAAAAAAGTCCTAAAGAACCAATAATAGATAGTTACCTGCATAATGCTTTTATAAAATTATTATCAGATAATCAAGTTGTTGCAGGTGTAAGCCGATGTTTTCACAATATAATGGAAATTTTTAAATTTCATGTACAGTCAATTAAAGCTGCCAAACTAGGATACAAGTTAAATAAGAAAGATAACCTCTATCTTTATAATGACTATGCTGTCTATCACTTATTTGAAGCCTGCTCTTTTAAAGAAAAACTTGAGGAATTTTGTGATCCTTCCATTTTAAAATTGATTAATGATGATAAAGAAAATGGGACATCTTATGCCCTTAGTCTTTATACTTATATTCAAAATAACTTTGATATACAAAAAACATCATATTTTATGAATGTACACTATAATACTATAAAATACCGTCTTCAAAAGATTGAGGATGTCTTAGAAATTGATTTAAGAGACAGTAATGTCGTATTTCATATTAGCCTTTCTTTTCGTATTTTAGGATTCCTAGGATATTTTAAATTATAA
- a CDS encoding MFS transporter, whose product MSEKKYGLTVKIAVLTLAAMLYTTSMTTPALGEIAKAFPNVSATEVKQISTIPSLMMIIFSLVPGQLERFMSKKAVIYLSFILMFIGILPAFFGGMTLILFTRVLFGAGHGMLFPYAASMIAYLFEGEERDALMGYKTSVGAVSGIIFQVVGGILAVYSWRYAFLGFLLMIPSYLMVMFMLPEPDKKSTQTETSVSKGKATINTYIIAILNMILNIMTFSFMTNVSIVMVSGKIGNAAQAGFVLTLFTVGSFIASMMYGRIITKIFKKFTIVLGVGFLGLSFLLLVNVNTYLMFCVAGVIYGLGFGTFNPEIVLKVIKSSSAPAAISTGILFALQGFGQFLSPFALTAVTRMFGITGPKAAWNVAAVGVLGIAIILCVVLVFTKTEERSFAEKR is encoded by the coding sequence ATGAGTGAAAAAAAATATGGTTTAACAGTAAAAATTGCTGTGTTAACTTTGGCAGCCATGTTATATACAACGAGTATGACCACACCGGCACTTGGTGAAATAGCAAAGGCGTTTCCTAATGTAAGTGCTACTGAAGTTAAACAGATTTCGACTATACCGTCTTTGATGATGATTATATTTTCCTTGGTACCTGGACAACTCGAGCGATTTATGTCCAAAAAGGCGGTAATATATTTATCGTTTATTCTAATGTTTATTGGAATCCTGCCTGCTTTCTTTGGAGGTATGACTTTAATATTATTTACCAGGGTTTTATTTGGTGCTGGACATGGAATGTTATTTCCTTATGCTGCCTCTATGATAGCTTATTTATTTGAAGGTGAAGAAAGAGACGCACTAATGGGATATAAGACATCTGTGGGGGCTGTTTCTGGTATAATATTTCAGGTAGTTGGCGGTATTTTAGCTGTGTACAGTTGGAGATATGCTTTTCTTGGATTTTTGCTTATGATACCATCATATTTAATGGTAATGTTCATGCTTCCTGAACCAGACAAAAAATCCACTCAAACTGAAACATCCGTTTCAAAAGGAAAGGCGACTATCAATACTTATATAATTGCCATACTAAATATGATATTGAATATTATGACATTTTCCTTTATGACAAATGTATCTATAGTTATGGTATCAGGTAAGATAGGAAATGCTGCTCAAGCTGGTTTTGTGCTTACGCTATTTACTGTTGGTTCTTTTATTGCATCTATGATGTATGGCAGAATTATAACAAAAATATTTAAGAAATTCACTATTGTTCTTGGAGTGGGATTCTTAGGTTTATCATTTCTTTTACTAGTAAATGTAAACACATATTTAATGTTTTGTGTGGCAGGTGTTATTTATGGACTTGGTTTTGGAACCTTTAATCCGGAAATTGTTCTTAAAGTTATTAAAAGTTCATCAGCACCTGCAGCAATTTCAACAGGTATTCTTTTTGCACTACAGGGTTTTGGACAATTTTTATCTCCCTTTGCCCTAACAGCTGTTACCAGAATGTTTGGAATTACTGGCCCAAAGGCAGCATGGAATGTTGCTGCAGTAGGTGTTTTAGGTATTGCTATAATTCTCTGTGTGGTACTGGTTTTTACAAAAACGGAGGAAAGATCATTTGCTGAAAAAAGGTAA
- the pduB gene encoding propanediol utilization microcompartment protein PduB: MSVPSSITEFVGTVKYGDTVGLVIANVDSSLHEKIGLDKRHRSIGIISNRTGAGSQIMAADEAVKATNTEVASVELPRDTKGGAGHGCLIILAAEDVSDVRRAVEIALSKTERNFGDVYGFDSGHIELHYTARASLALNKGFGAPIGKAFGIIVGAPAGIGVVMADTALKTANVELVSYLSPSQGTAHSNEVIITVTGDPGAVRQSVIAARKIGLSIARSMGQNPVSTTGKPYI; this comes from the coding sequence ATGAGTGTACCATCATCAATAACTGAATTTGTGGGAACAGTAAAATATGGAGATACAGTAGGTCTTGTTATAGCAAATGTGGATAGTTCTTTGCATGAGAAGATTGGATTAGATAAAAGACACCGTTCAATAGGAATTATAAGTAACAGAACAGGAGCAGGTTCTCAAATCATGGCTGCTGACGAAGCAGTAAAGGCTACTAATACAGAAGTTGCAAGTGTTGAACTTCCAAGAGATACAAAAGGTGGGGCAGGACATGGTTGTTTGATCATACTTGCAGCAGAAGATGTATCTGATGTAAGAAGAGCAGTAGAAATCGCCCTTAGTAAAACAGAAAGAAATTTCGGAGATGTTTATGGATTTGATTCAGGCCATATTGAATTGCACTACACTGCAAGAGCAAGTCTCGCTTTAAACAAAGGTTTTGGTGCCCCTATTGGAAAAGCTTTTGGAATAATTGTAGGTGCTCCAGCTGGAATTGGTGTCGTAATGGCAGATACTGCACTTAAAACTGCAAATGTTGAACTTGTTAGTTATTTAAGTCCAAGCCAAGGAACTGCCCATTCAAATGAAGTTATCATAACTGTCACAGGAGATCCAGGTGCTGTAAGACAATCGGTAATTGCTGCTAGAAAGATAGGATTGTCTATTGCCAGATCAATGGGCCAAAACCCAGTATCTACTACAGGAAAACCTTACATCTAA
- a CDS encoding MarR family transcriptional regulator, which yields MIKDEDIKIVDKAIHELIYKMINSKFLNDYSDKTKKISMLDFRVLRVVAENPGKQIKDLLNILQIPNSTLTSVINRLEKRGIVKRVISPEDRRSFNLEITDEGKIVQGEHMKFDYEIAKKYLEATENDQEKQFLIKFLRRLAKSL from the coding sequence ATGATAAAAGATGAGGACATTAAAATTGTTGATAAAGCTATACATGAACTGATATATAAAATGATTAACAGTAAATTTTTAAATGATTATTCAGATAAAACAAAAAAAATATCTATGCTTGATTTTAGAGTTCTAAGAGTAGTAGCAGAAAACCCAGGAAAACAGATAAAGGATTTACTTAATATATTGCAAATCCCTAATAGTACACTTACAAGCGTTATAAATCGTCTTGAAAAGCGTGGAATTGTAAAGAGAGTTATAAGTCCAGAAGATAGACGCTCATTTAATCTTGAAATCACTGATGAAGGCAAAATTGTTCAAGGAGAACATATGAAGTTTGATTATGAAATTGCTAAAAAATACTTGGAAGCAACAGAAAATGATCAGGAAAAACAATTTCTCATTAAATTTTTAAGGAGATTAGCAAAGTCTTTGTAA
- a CDS encoding L-2-amino-thiazoline-4-carboxylic acid hydrolase, translated as MSNLKSNEEPAVKFAKLMAELYYFMAQEMVERMGEENGKDAILSAVKKFGKARVDAMKAEAKEKGLDLNNPRTYAAVRDMPSNGWKYSDNDQSEITYCPMGDIWSQYGKAGMELGHLYCEIDHILFEAFGMKLERPYCIAKGDKICKFNLKML; from the coding sequence ATGAGTAATTTAAAAAGTAATGAGGAACCAGCAGTTAAATTTGCAAAGCTTATGGCTGAACTGTATTATTTTATGGCACAGGAAATGGTTGAGAGAATGGGAGAAGAAAATGGAAAAGATGCAATTTTATCTGCAGTTAAGAAGTTTGGCAAAGCAAGGGTAGATGCGATGAAAGCTGAAGCAAAGGAAAAAGGTTTGGATTTAAATAATCCTAGAACCTATGCTGCCGTTAGAGATATGCCTTCAAATGGCTGGAAATATTCAGATAATGATCAATCAGAAATTACTTATTGTCCTATGGGGGACATATGGTCACAATATGGGAAAGCTGGTATGGAGTTAGGACATCTATATTGTGAAATAGATCATATTTTGTTTGAGGCTTTTGGTATGAAACTGGAGAGACCATATTGCATTGCAAAAGGTGATAAAATTTGTAAATTTAATCTAAAAATGTTATAA
- a CDS encoding YdcF family protein: MKNLKDHKGIGYLLVAFGIVNILYFISCFIVFSRFVNFSEFFVMFGIVCVILGIYKIKFYENNFNKVVKRFLTVLKVFISIIAISFIFVEGCIFVSANEGHNKKPDYIMILGGGISGRNMLLVQLQRTQEALKYIEQNPGIKVIASGGQGRGEDISEAEAMRIYLVQHGVKNEDIIKEEKSKNTLENMKYTREILKKIDGRKNIQLAVITSNFHVFRAKFLAKRYGFRVEGVPAPVNYLLLPNYCVREYFGVVKSFIFDR; the protein is encoded by the coding sequence GTGAAAAATTTAAAAGATCACAAGGGTATAGGATACCTTTTAGTTGCCTTTGGAATAGTAAACATACTATATTTTATTAGTTGTTTCATAGTATTTAGCAGGTTTGTGAATTTTTCAGAATTTTTTGTTATGTTCGGAATTGTTTGTGTAATCCTAGGAATTTATAAAATAAAGTTTTATGAAAATAATTTTAATAAAGTGGTGAAAAGATTTTTGACAGTTTTAAAAGTTTTTATATCCATAATTGCTATTTCATTTATTTTTGTTGAAGGATGCATTTTTGTAAGTGCTAATGAAGGTCATAATAAGAAACCTGATTATATTATGATTTTAGGTGGTGGGATCAGCGGAAGAAATATGCTTCTAGTTCAGCTTCAGAGGACTCAAGAAGCACTTAAATATATAGAACAAAATCCAGGCATAAAAGTCATTGCTTCAGGGGGACAGGGACGTGGAGAAGATATATCGGAAGCAGAAGCTATGAGGATATACCTTGTTCAGCATGGAGTAAAGAATGAAGATATAATAAAGGAAGAAAAATCCAAAAATACTTTGGAAAATATGAAATATACTAGGGAGATTTTGAAGAAAATAGATGGTAGGAAAAATATACAATTAGCTGTTATTACAAGTAATTTTCATGTTTTTAGAGCTAAGTTTTTAGCTAAAAGATATGGCTTTCGAGTTGAGGGTGTTCCTGCCCCTGTAAACTATTTGCTGCTGCCTAATTATTGTGTAAGAGAATATTTTGGGGTTGTTAAATCTTTTATTTTTGATAGATAG
- a CDS encoding four-helix bundle copper-binding protein has product MNSTLMAPNAQYQSCIDSCNKCMQLCEECFRMCLSEPDVKAREHCIVDLVDCAEICRTAATAMARRGYHVNDICNLCATTCDECASECSKFNDEHCRMCADACRQCADECRRMSTM; this is encoded by the coding sequence ATGAATTCAACTTTAATGGCTCCAAATGCTCAGTATCAATCATGTATTGATTCTTGCAATAAATGTATGCAATTATGTGAGGAATGTTTCAGAATGTGTCTGTCAGAGCCAGATGTAAAGGCAAGAGAACATTGTATAGTTGATTTAGTTGATTGTGCAGAAATTTGTAGAACAGCTGCAACTGCCATGGCTAGAAGAGGATATCATGTAAATGATATTTGCAATTTGTGTGCAACAACTTGTGATGAATGTGCATCAGAATGCAGCAAATTCAATGATGAACACTGTAGAATGTGCGCAGATGCATGTCGTCAATGTGCTGATGAGTGCAGAAGAATGAGTACTATGTAA
- a CDS encoding uroporphyrinogen decarboxylase family protein produces the protein MNPQEMTEICNKRMMAALNMEKPDRIPILFSGHCYYNFIDPTMVIADFWRRPRLVDENLIKAAKLPILKEIDSPPMVSLGMPAETKHQSFAAKWFAKMKVPGRELPENALWQISEQGPMTEEDYDIIINKGWNYLKQELLKRIGFDPDVLPKPDMNYAKDLQVKVAALGKQNIGRAGGMLPFPPFEVLSGARKLPKFFRDLYRIPDKVRAALDVVEDECVEESAKLIDAIPGVYGFIGGTRAGCDFISSKVFEKFYFSYYRKLVPMMHKKNVKAWLHMDGNWELFLHYFGEFPKASCVWDPDHITDIRKIKEILGDKMCITGNVPPALTSVGTPEDCYNYAKDLVELFKDDGGFIMNSGCSVPPNAKRKNVEAVVLATLGK, from the coding sequence ATGAATCCACAAGAAATGACTGAGATATGTAATAAAAGAATGATGGCTGCTCTGAATATGGAAAAGCCAGATAGAATTCCAATATTGTTTTCTGGACACTGTTATTACAATTTTATAGATCCGACAATGGTTATAGCTGATTTCTGGAGAAGACCTAGGTTGGTAGATGAAAATCTTATAAAGGCTGCAAAGCTTCCTATACTGAAAGAAATAGATTCACCACCAATGGTTTCCCTTGGAATGCCAGCGGAAACTAAACATCAAAGTTTTGCAGCTAAGTGGTTTGCAAAAATGAAAGTACCTGGTCGTGAATTGCCCGAAAATGCACTCTGGCAAATTAGTGAACAGGGACCGATGACTGAAGAGGACTATGATATTATCATAAATAAAGGTTGGAATTATTTAAAACAGGAATTATTAAAAAGAATTGGATTTGATCCTGATGTACTGCCAAAACCAGATATGAATTATGCCAAGGATCTGCAAGTAAAAGTAGCAGCTCTTGGTAAACAAAACATTGGGAGGGCAGGGGGAATGCTACCTTTTCCACCTTTTGAAGTTTTAAGTGGTGCGCGTAAATTGCCTAAGTTTTTTAGAGATTTGTATCGTATTCCAGATAAAGTAAGAGCTGCTTTAGATGTTGTAGAGGATGAATGTGTAGAAGAATCAGCTAAATTGATAGATGCCATACCTGGTGTATATGGTTTTATTGGAGGAACTCGTGCAGGTTGTGACTTCATATCATCAAAAGTTTTTGAAAAATTCTACTTTTCATATTACAGAAAGTTAGTACCTATGATGCATAAAAAAAATGTAAAAGCCTGGCTGCACATGGATGGCAATTGGGAATTGTTTTTACACTATTTTGGAGAATTTCCTAAAGCTTCATGTGTATGGGATCCTGACCATATAACCGATATTCGTAAAATTAAAGAAATACTTGGAGATAAGATGTGTATTACAGGTAACGTACCTCCGGCACTTACATCTGTTGGTACACCTGAAGACTGTTACAATTATGCAAAAGATCTTGTAGAATTATTTAAAGATGATGGTGGCTTTATTATGAATTCAGGTTGCAGTGTTCCACCAAATGCAAAGCGTAAGAACGTAGAAGCTGTTGTATTGGCAACACTAGGCAAATAG
- a CDS encoding 2Fe-2S iron-sulfur cluster-binding protein has translation MKVKVYRFEPTVEEGEHYDCFDVPVIFEEKWTVMNVLDYIQEHCDSSLSYYKHSACGHGICGRCTLMVDGTPSLACTHVIEKGDEIVLEPLKGRKKVKDLVTI, from the coding sequence ATGAAAGTAAAAGTATATCGATTTGAACCAACAGTAGAAGAAGGTGAACATTATGACTGTTTTGATGTTCCAGTAATTTTTGAAGAAAAGTGGACTGTAATGAATGTTCTCGATTATATTCAGGAACATTGTGACAGCAGTTTGAGCTATTACAAACACAGTGCCTGTGGCCATGGAATTTGTGGAAGATGCACTCTTATGGTTGATGGTACTCCTTCTCTTGCATGTACACATGTAATAGAGAAGGGCGATGAAATTGTCCTTGAGCCTTTAAAAGGGAGAAAAAAAGTAAAGGATTTGGTTACTATATAA